The sequence ACGattacaaatcctacaaaaaaatgttgtgcTATTGATGTTCACAAAATAAGTTTAATTTTCGAaaaagaaatactgaaaaatatatttattgaactctacactgaaaaaatcgatcataaaaattttaatttaaatttcaaaaccattctttatttgaatgaaattttgtacaAACATAGATAATTATGTTCTCTGTTAACCTTCCATGTGTAGCAAGTTGaacattttccagaaaagaaaatttttctaacaaaaagtTTTTCCTATACAGCATTGATCTAATACTGAGTGGTTTAGACATGGCGGATGGGTGATGTCAACGTGAAtactaataaaactgacatgctttttccacgtttctgaatatcgttcgtattagttgatttatTTTGTGAATTGGGCAacttttactgattttttttttttcataaatacgtttatttcttaaggcagtttacataagtttttcttcgccgtagcataacttttacataatattcttatcctaatttaattctaacatagtcacaacgttttgcatttattaaaacatattctcttattacttaaatatcatcttaggtaactcgtcattaattatgaaatctactcggaaatattatttgaaccaaacgattaacttctataaattataaaataagctgttattttcagacattttgttaataatttcataaactgtttcgaatttgtttgtatcattacattatatttattctaatttagctattggttgaactcatggacgcagctgggatcagaactaagtcttgaaaggggcctttattaaattgaaactccagttttctttatgaaatgataaataagtttcatgtatgaaaggtcacgacaagcaagaatgtctcgaactgggatattggatagtctaccttgggtacgcaaagaatttattagttgagatctgacatcacgatactccacgcatgtccaaacgacatgatcaatatctcgataaccttcgccacaagcacaatgattagtctcggagagcccaattcgaaggagatgtgcatctaacgtgtagtgattggacatgagtctagacatcacacgaatgaaatctctactcacatccagtcccctgaaccatgcctttgtcgatattttcggaataattgagtgcatccaccgacccagatcatctttatcccaagaagcttgccagctggcaagtgttctttggcgagacgagctatagaattcgttgaaagcaattggtctctcataaatttcaccctcaatagcaccacgtttggctaaaatatcggctctttcattgccaggaatggagcaatgagccgggacccagactatagtgattagataattattgttcaatatgtcgttcaggcactgttttattttgcccaggaaaaacggttcagtcttgccagtcatgtttgagcgaatggcttcaattgcactcagactatctgtgaagaggaaataatggtttggaattaatgtgacgattacactcaaactatattgaactgctgctagctctgctatataaacagatgcaggttcttgaagcctaaatgaggccgaaacattattgttgaacataccaaaccctgtcgcttcttcaattcgcgatccgtccgtgtaaaacattttctcagagtcaatatgcctgaacttacttgaaaatatttttgggatttccgtcgaacgtagatgatccgggattccacgcacttcgcgctgcatggatgtatcgaaaaataaagttgagtcagggacatttaggaggctgacacggataggaatatatcttgaagggttgatttcctgtgacatatggttaaaatatactgtcataaattttgtttgagatcgaagctcgactagtcgttcgaaattattaattaccatgggattcagcacctcacatcttattagcaggcgtgatgaaagctcccaaaatcgatcttttaatggaagaactcccgccagaacttcaagactcattgtatgtgtcgaatgcatgcaccctaaagcaattcgcaaacaacgatactgaattcgctccagtttgataatatgagagtttgcagcggaacgaaagcaaacgcatccatattccatcactgaaagtatcgttgtctgatacaattttattagatcttccggatgagcaccccaccaagatcctgttattgttcgaagaaaatttactatttgttggcattttgttatcagaaacctaatgtgtcctccccacgtgcatttggaatcgaaccacaccccgaggtatttaaaagttaaaacctgttggatcattcttcccatcatatggagctgaagctgcgcgggatcatgctttcttgaaaagacgactaactctgttttctccgcagagaattcgataccaagatgaacagcccaatcggacaagttatctaaggtatcttgcaatggtttttgcagatcaatagctttgggtccagtaactgaaaccacgccatcatctgccaattgtcttagtgtacatggggttactagacagctgtcaatgtcatttacgtaaaaattatagaggagcgaactgaggcatgagccttgcgggagacccatgtaactatttctgagtgttgccaaatcgccatgtgaaaaatgcatgtgtttctctgacaaaaggttgtgcaaataattatttataaccgctgggagtccattttggtgaagcttgtctgaaagaacatcaatggaaactgaatcaaatgctcctttaatgtctaaaaatacagatgccatttgttgcttttgagcgaaggcaatttggatgtcagacgaaagtaatgcaaggcaatcattcgtccctttatttctacggaagccaaactgagtatctgacaacaaaccgttcgtctcgacccaagtgtcgagacgtcgtagaataattttttcgaacaattttctgatgcaggacaacatcgcaatgggtctatatgagttgtgattggaagctggtttccccggtttttgaacggcgataactttcacttgtctccagtcaggtggaacaatattttgctcaagaaacttgttgaacaattccaacaaacgtctttttgcgaggttggacagattcttcaccaagttgaatttaattctgtccaaccctggagcgttattgttacaagacaagagtgctatagaaaattccatcattgaaaatgggttattaataaaaccattatttggaggagattcccgtataatgctctgcgtaggaacagaatctgggcaaactttcctagcaaagtcaaatatccatcggttcgagtattcatcactctcattgcccacggtacgattcctcattcgtctggccgtgttccaaagagtgctcattgaggtatctcttgacaaaccttcgacaaaatgtctccaatagctacattttttggctcgaagtatgctcttgtacttggtttctaaaaccataagtttttcaaaattctgaggagttcctcctccccgttttagaaacgtcttgcaagcattttgttttgcgagtttagcctctgagcactctttgtcccaccaggggttgggaggccttctgttagtcgttggcccaggaaagcgtttagtttgggattgttctgctgcctccagaatcgaacaaatgaggaagtcatattcttcaagtggagggagctcttccattgaattcaaaatactagagatactactttggtatttaatccagtcgatattttttgtcaaatcatatggaatactagctgaagtagcaatgcaattgctactgctaattgagatgatgattggtaaatgatcgctaccgtgtaaatcaggcaatatttcccaggtgcaatctagtcgaattgatgttgagcaaagagatagatctaatgcacttgggcgtgcaggaggtcttgggatccgtgtcatgctacccatatttaatacggtcatgttaaaattgtcacaaatgttttgtattaaagatgatctgctatcattgtaaacggaaccccacataataccgtgcgaatttaaatcccccagaatcaatcgtggtgcaggaagggcttcaaccatttcattaagctgttgctgtccaacttgtgcttttggaggaatataaaccgaagctatgcaaatatctttgcctttaatgtttatttggcaagcaacaacttctatactagaagggATGGgatgggatgtttaatctataaaaggaatagcatttcttaattcccaaaagcactccaccatacggagagtctctatcgagacgtataatgttaaaatcattaaaatttaaagctatgtttgaagtaagccatgtttcgcataaagcaaatacatcacatttttgactatgcaataatattttaaatgaatcaagttttggcatgatgcttcgacaattccactgcaggacagtgattgtatcatttgcgacgggtgataaattatccatcaaaagatacaaaacctgagacaattggccattgagctgataactgcttcaaaaaggttctagctattggaaggaatgccattatgagggtctttaagggttcagatatattgaatgctgagaaaatccattcaacaatttccgaaaacttcagtaatcctgttggtggctgtgaaatggagcccactggattattatctttttctgtactagatcctggattggtttgtgaatttgacaaaccaggaggcacagtctttggttttgacttttttgtttaacacggggatctttttttgaagatgaaattttaggtgtcttttttggtaatttggaggaagacttctttttcttaactgacccttgggtagtgataaacgaattaccttcactattttcgtcagagtcagagtcctctggttcctctagatttgaaaacccgttttcggtttccaaaggggggacatcaatgaccgttttaagcatttctgcatatgtgcgcttagaccgtgcttttaaagaaagcttaattttgtctttgtgcactttaaatgcagtgcatactgaaatatcatcatgaggactattcccacaataaatacatttttcaatttccttgttgcaatcattatctttatgaggcccttcacacttaatacattttggtttattactacagtaagtagctgtgtggccgaattttttgcagttcgtacaattcattacatttggaacaaaaagccgaacagggaggcgaattttatcgacatagacatgggacggcaacgcagacccggcaaatgtcactcgaaacgagtctgatgggcgataaacttttttttcctcttcatgaactactgagtacagttgtttgcactccagtattttcacaccctcaagcatagagttcttgaaacgaccaacaccatgcttgagtaaatcatctaccgaaagactcgcttcggtaacaacaccgtcaatttcgacatctttggagggtatgtaaactttatactctttattgaaatgttccgaagagacaatatcattcgcgtgtttcaaattatttaccacaacacgaattttatcgttatttacttttatgatctctttgattgacgagtatcgtgatgtcaagcctttattaatttgaaaaatgtttaatggctttgatatacgtctaaaaaagactatccaaggcccagaagagctctcctgatattttttcgttcgtgggggtatcggattcatgctaggatttacgtccatggattcatccattacattaaaatttttaactaaactttaaaataaaatttgaaaccaacactacacagtactcaatcaaaaggaaaagaaaaaactgctaccttgaaattgttgtctatctccgtttcactgccgtgtagatcctcgttgctctagatgttcttgttggatgtatctggacgttgatacaatgctgaagctcactgtagcgatagaatatgatgtgatgctactgctacctgacatccagcaccactcgaattccgatttgctttcgtcttcgccagctgtaaccagcgcaggtcaccggtgtatacctgcgtgttgtatggcagtggaaagaccgagttgtcttgtctccttcttcctagtgctccgcaccgatatgcttctgcaccgaagtgccttcgcaccggtgtgcctttgcactctcctgcttctatgtgcctttgcactcttcctcttcgatgtgcctttgcactctcctgctcagcacttgtggctgtatattgcggcctgggtagagtttgggaaacgccctttgttgtttccttcaccagcttggcccagcactagggctctcttatgcagcacgactatacgttttaacggctgctgccaacaggtttctacctgtagttcaaccgttgtcgtatttaacgcgtgtaaaccaaccagcgttattaaactgtacgcttctatacacaaccttctcggttgaacggctattactgaatgacttTTACTGATtgttttcctgaatttcatttgttgttgttgctgttggtgGTGGTTGATTCAAGGTGGAAGGAACACACCCACTCCTCTTCGAGATAACTTAACCGATATTACAAATTTAGATGGAACTGAAAGGTGTTAGGGTCCTTCAAGaaattccaaatttttttccgaattcgacttccggttctagaattAAAGTGTGATGGGTTTTTGAAATGTCAAGTCGTCGTCTAGGCGACGATATAAAACAGGGAAATATTCTTCtaaattgggctcaaaactgtaCGAACAACTGCCATACGAGCCAACTTCGGTTTTACCGGTCCCCAGAatgcggttccgaaagtaccggaaatagggataaaaatcttaaaatggaactcgatcaattttctctgagatggctcaaACGAATATTCACAGACGAAAAACCCAAAAAAAAGATAAACCAGATAtacggaaaaataaataataatttgtttatttcttaatttacagatttttgcaGGACTGTACGTGTTTTTCTCGATCGCTGGAATTCTCGCACACAACTGTGAAATTGATATGACCGGCTCTTCGGAAGCATATGCGATTTACCTGTACTATCTTCGCTGTAAGTATTCGTTGATACAATTCATAATTACAACTCAAAACTAACTAGAATTGGTTTTATTCTCGGTTTTTATGTAGCATCTGAATGTGGAAAGATTGACCTCAGTTACCTAGGCATCCAGAATGTACCCGACAACCTACCGATTCTCGTTCCGGAAGTTTCGGCTGCAGCCGAGAGGACGTACATTTTTTGTATAATCGGGGCAGTTCTGTTTGGGCTTTGGTTGGTCACATCGATCTTGATGTTCGGTAGCTATTTTGTTGTTTAATATAAAGTGCAACTTATGAAATATTTCATCTTACAGGATCAGTATGCGTCTCTTGTATGGGCCGTTGTTGCCTGGTAGCGGGAGTCTATCCCTATATCATTTCACTTTTCCTGGTATTAGCATTCAGTGCTGTAACATTCGTCTTCTACCTCATCGATTTCATTGGaagttttgtaagttttgtgatcATATCTTCTACCTCTGTCTAACGTATGTTCCCTAGGATATCGATTTCGTAATGGATTTATTAGAGATTCAGAACCAATTAGAAATCCGGccaattttcgaaaatatcgacatcatttttcaaatcgttCCTCCGCTACTACTGTGGATCACCACAAGCTTTGGGGTTCTCATTTGGTTTATGTTTTTGTTGCTTGGTTTCATAATGATGGGAGTAGCGAGGCGTTTGTGGAGAGAGAACAAACCAGCACCCTCGTACAATAACGCAGTACAAGCACCGAGAACGATGGTTCAATCATCCAATAGAACCGATGAAATGAGAGAAGAACCCACTCAAATCGATGCGAACCTTACGATTGCCGCTGTTCGATACAACGACCCGGCAAGACAACCGAATGACAATGTGTCCTTCAACGAGATTCCTCCAGTAGATGTAAACATTCGACGTACCGTTGAACCATTGAAAACTGGCCACGAAGCCACGCATGAACCACGTTACGAATCAGAACCGAGTTCAACCAACAATTACCCGAACGCACCGCCCAGTCCACTACGAACGAATCCTTTGATTAACCCTTACACCGACAAGCGGTTCACGTACCTGCCAGGAAATCCACAACCCTTTTCTTACCTAGCAGGACCTCCGCAACTCAGCCCGCGAAATTCTACCAACGTACCTGAAGTACGTAGTCAATTGCCATGGTCTTACTTCCGTCAACCGGAGCACGATCTAACTCCGAGACGTGTAACGTCTACTCTCACCGACCACAGAGAATTCCCTGGCGAGGAGTACATTCCACCGATGGTCAAACCCAGCGCTCCTGATGATCGATCCAGTGACGAAGGAAGTAAGTTATAAGCATTTACTCTTAAAACATTTCAACTCAATCATTCGTCGTTTCTTTCTTTTTCTCAGAATGGAGCGGCCCTGAATACAGGTATTAATAGTGCAATATAAAGGATTCAAACCAAAGATGCCATCGATGAACTAAGAATTTAAGTTGATTGTAATGTTGTTTGATTTGTAAATAAATGTTAATGGTTTCGCACTGTAGAGCAGTGCGGACAAGTTGAATCACGATGCTGGTGAGACTTTATCAATCAGTATAAATAAAGTATGTCAACATCAATATAACTCATTGAACGAATGATTACTAGtcagtattgattttgataACGTTGAGTTTGTATAGCAGATACAAGTACAATGTGACGCCCATCTCTCTCAGGTGTAGCTGGTAAGCAAGAATTTATCGAACTTAGGAACTGAACAATATATTCTAGAGAATTGTGAAAGAATAGATCCGATGAATGGACGTGTTCCGATATCAGTTTTGCTAAAAATCTGTTTCTTTTTTGGGTTATTCGAATTCacaacctttctcatatctttgAAAATTCATCAATCGAAAGAGTGGGCAACTGAGCAATGTAAGCTAACTGTTAGTCTATAATCATGTTATTATTCGAACCAGTATATGATTTTACCATCAAGTACTTGACCTGCAATCAACGGATTTTGTAATCAGTTACAATATCTTCACTTCGGTCCCAAAAAGCAATATTAGTGTGAAAaatgtacacagaaagaaataatgaaatttacacgacatgtaaatcaatagtaacatgtaatagacatgggttgaatcgagattttgattgaaaaccttcatcgatgcaaaactaaattggattgcattgaattttcaatgaatataactgtatattTCAATCAACGCTTAGTTTGCAATTAAAttctattgaaacctacagaattgtaaagtaactttatgtttaattacctgctctaaatatgtgcatgaaaatatatgtaaatttacaaaatatttttatctgtgtacattACTACTGCTAATTTCACGTCGCTGAACATTCGAAGCGAAATAACCTATTTGCATTATATCCTTAGAGTCAAAGCATGAAACAGAGATAGCAGATCTCAGTATACCTAACagttttgtttataaattaaatacTTAAGGGTATGGCTATGCAgctaaaattatgaaaatttacaggtgacacaaatccacatatgacacaattcataagaacgtaatccgtgaaatgaatgaattttacaagaatgatataaatatacgtCAAACATACCCCACCTTTGAAGTAAACatttaaatttacatgttttagcctttaaaaatatgtcagaatgcattaaatataagtcagatttactgtaaaattgagtcatttttgacgctcatatatgtcgttctcagaagatgtaaatttacatgattatTTCTAGGTGTGTATTCTACCTTTTTGGCAAATAGATATCTGAAGCGAAAACAAGTCTCATACTCATACACAAAACAGTCTCATACTCATTTACATCGTGTTTTGCAAAGATAAACTCatgattacaatgtcccatacgattaattgaaaaatgttgggtcaataatcgtgaaccagttggctcagtaataatgtaattttattgaccctccgataacaagcgtcgactggttccgacaaaatgccatgaaaacaatacaagttagaaaggaagcaaacatatgtttacattcagcacataatgatttcttgctaCAACTGACTTTAATTcttcatgggatgaggcaataacaaactaaataaattcttggcaatggttctaagtaggttttactttcttattgtaagaatcactggatataaggcaaaattgctcaatatcgttcatactgtaatttgatatttttccaaacataaacaatcattgtcatagttacgacacaTCTAGTGATCAGACGTTTGTTGTTTCGCTTCAAAAGACTaaaactgacagtgaaccgagctcatcgaggggtcctattcaaataatgggccgtatgaataaaacgtagcatgcttgaatttcggtagtaaatgctactgtgtggactttgtttttgagaagatactacaaacaacagactttgctacattttattcatacggcccaatataTAAGAAATCGCGGACTActttatcttgagtttatctttgatgttTTGATTGGATGTAAAAGTACTATTCGTTGGTGAGTATAAATTCAGGCTTTTGATGGGAATACTACACTGAAGGAAAAGTAAAAAGAGTTTTATAAGTTTAGGACTTTTGAACCTAGTAGAGATCAATTTTATTAAGTGTTAGAGATTTTCATCAACAGTCTAACAATTGTCTTAATTGTTATTCTTCAATGGTGAAATTCTCATAATTTTGTCTAATAGTTGGAAGGAGTGGGGAGTTCCGAACTACACTTTGATTCTGACTGCTAACTCACAcgaaatacatatttttttcaaaattatacaaataacgattaaattaaaagtaaaatttcacGCTTCAGGATTTGCCGGACTCAAACATCCGAATTTATTTCAAAGTTATAAGGATTTTAAAAATACATGCAATttcgtcattttgaaaaatcgtgAGCAATTTCAAACCGCTTTGCAAATTGAGCCAATTTGAATAACTAAaacgtttaaatttaaaaaagacTTATTCTTTTAATGATGCTCCCCCCATAAGggatagtttaaatcaaaaaacacttttttgtaattttttacggAGAAACAACTTCAGCAAATTTATTCCTTTTTACATCATAATTAAATTTATAACTCttttacattataaagcatcattcgaagaaCATTCAGTTAAATTTACgtatattattattgaaaattaagGCGGTAACAAAGCATTTCCTAAAAGctcttttgagaatcacgttgcgcggtgaacacgataactcggtgtaaaattatctgaaatcaaaaatgttcttcaATTCACTTAAAGTACAAGTTTTTTATCCGATTCAAAAACGTGGGGGGAGCCATTTTATACCTAGAAAGaatgttccaagtttgaaaagaatcggttcagtagatttttcAGGATCTTGTTCACGTACTTtcagaaaacgcgtttaaattttttttctcaaaaagtgagcaaaaaatatttttacactGAATCATTCATTGatcattgatttgaaattttgacacaatatttttgaaatgttaaactacaagaaaatgtaaaaaaacgattttccgaGACTGTTTATCCCTTACCCCCCcccttaatccacctaacagtaatatgatacattttttcataaatctgcatgtgtttttttcgtgaacattcttcggtgttttaggttttcttgaaattattttaacgaCCGTCGTTTAAGTGATAGTTTGAAATTTCACTCACTCATTACCTTATTCATTGTAATTTCAGAGTTGCAGGCCGGATTGAAGAGAAAAATTATGTAAAACCATAAAATGAATCCTTTGAATctcaacgtgtgacaatcgattaagcattccgttAGATGTCGAAgtcagttccactttagaatttttgGTCATTATTCacgatacttccgaaaccgctAGTCAGGGACCAGCATGGCCCAATTaacatgacgaataaattgaaaatggcCATGAATTaacatgacgaataaattgaaatagttttatgTTCAACTTTGAACTCGTCATCTTCTATGGCGAATCGAATTTCAATTTTATATGGTATAGGTCTtttattttaatgtttttttaagGAAATTCGTTTTAGCcttctttgagaaaacgattgagttcctctattcccgatactttcggcactggaattcggaaatcggtgtaaccgaagtcagttaaattcatctaaggaattgtaaaccatttcatcCGAAATCTAAATTTCAGTGTtgccatctttgaggaatcgtagtgcgttcctgGGTGCCTTccaggatcgaaaaccgaatatcgGTAGAACAGAAATATGCTTATTTGATaatcgactatcaaaatctgcaaacccgatagacccgattaatttatgagaaattgacatttttacacttatCACCCCGTATCTCGTGACCCCGAagtgataaaaaacaaaaatgggaTGTTGAGAACTTGCACATATTATGTCCTGGAACcaaaagttggatccaaatgaaactttgAAACCTTTTTGGGAGCATAGGACTTTTCATAGTAatataagtttgtagaaatcggtttagccatcaccGAGAAAACACACAT comes from Malaya genurostris strain Urasoe2022 chromosome 3, Malgen_1.1, whole genome shotgun sequence and encodes:
- the LOC131435891 gene encoding uncharacterized protein LOC131435891 isoform X2, whose translation is MTGSSEAYAIYLYYLRSSECGKIDLSYLGIQNVPDNLPILVPEVSAAAERTYIFCIIGAVLFGLWLVTSILMFGSVCVSCMGRCCLVAGVYPYIISLFLVLAFSAVTFVFYLIDFIGSFDIDFVMDLLEIQNQLEIRPIFENIDIIFQIVPPLLLWITTSFGVLIWFMFLLLGFIMMGVARRLWRENKPAPSYNNAVQAPRTMVQSSNRTDEMREEPTQIDANLTIAAVRYNDPARQPNDNVSFNEIPPVDVNIRRTVEPLKTGHEATHEPRYESEPSSTNNYPNAPPSPLRTNPLINPYTDKRFTYLPGNPQPFSYLAGPPQLSPRNSTNVPEVRSQLPWSYFRQPEHDLTPRRVTSTLTDHREFPGEEYIPPMVKPSAPDDRSSDEGKWSGPEYRY
- the LOC131435891 gene encoding uncharacterized protein LOC131435891 isoform X1, which translates into the protein MCCRCSLCGLGPRATIVFAGVVSLIFAGLYVFFSIAGILAHNCEIDMTGSSEAYAIYLYYLRSSECGKIDLSYLGIQNVPDNLPILVPEVSAAAERTYIFCIIGAVLFGLWLVTSILMFGSVCVSCMGRCCLVAGVYPYIISLFLVLAFSAVTFVFYLIDFIGSFDIDFVMDLLEIQNQLEIRPIFENIDIIFQIVPPLLLWITTSFGVLIWFMFLLLGFIMMGVARRLWRENKPAPSYNNAVQAPRTMVQSSNRTDEMREEPTQIDANLTIAAVRYNDPARQPNDNVSFNEIPPVDVNIRRTVEPLKTGHEATHEPRYESEPSSTNNYPNAPPSPLRTNPLINPYTDKRFTYLPGNPQPFSYLAGPPQLSPRNSTNVPEVRSQLPWSYFRQPEHDLTPRRVTSTLTDHREFPGEEYIPPMVKPSAPDDRSSDEGKWSGPEYRY